In the Solanum pennellii chromosome 5, SPENNV200 genome, one interval contains:
- the LOC107018898 gene encoding cysteine-rich receptor-like protein kinase 2 isoform X1: MEKTVTLVAFRLCVFLSILLVPNVSEAEPRSQTVQIICSTQPEHNTTAFVPNFVATMETISDQMRTQGYGIALTGSGPDANYGIAQCYGDLSLLDCVLCYAEARTVLPQCFPFNGGRIYLDGCFMRAENYTFDHQYLGPEDTHVCGNRTRKNSLFQQTARRAVQQAVANAPKNNGYARAELAVPGATNETAYVLVDCWRTLSANSCRACLQNASASMMGCLPWSEGRALYTGCFLRYSDVNFLNAIATSEDSSPNVVVIVIAVVSAVVVFVLGAIIAFYMWKNKQIEKKRKGSNDVEKLVKTLNDSSLNFKYSTLEKATASFDEANKLGQGGFGTVYKGVLQDGREIAVKRLFFNNKHRAADFYNEVNIISSVEHKNLVRLLGCSCSGPESLLVYEFLPNQSLDRFIFDSTKGKTLNWEKRFDIIIGTAEGLVYLHENNRTRIIHRDIKASNILLDSRLRAKIADFGLARSFQEDKSHISTAIAGTLGYMAPEYLAHGQLTEKADVYSFGVLLLEIVTGRQNNRSKNTEYCDSLISITWQHFQHARVEELFDPNLMVHNYHTSNVKKEVVRVVHVGLLCTQEVAGLRPSMSKALQMLVKKEEELPAPTNPPFVDENSMELLDTHDHSASIANISHSSFYPR; the protein is encoded by the exons ATGGAGAAAACAGTGACATTAGTTGCATTTAGGCTATGTGTCTTTCTGTCGATTTTACTTGTACCAAATGTATCAGAGGCAGAACCAAGATCTCAGACGGTCCAGATCATATGTAGTACGCAACCAGAGCATAATACAACAGCTTTTGTCCCGAATTTTGTTGCCACAATGGAAACAATAAGTGATCAAATGAGAACTCAAGGCTATGGAATTGCACTCACCGGGAGTGGACCGGATGCTAACTATGGAATAGCACAATGTTATGGTGATCTTTCTTTACTTGACTGTGTCCTATGCTATGCTGAAGCTCGAACTGTCCTTCCTCAATGTTTTCCTTTCAATGGAGGTCGAATTTACCTAGATGGATGCTTTATGCGAGCTGAGAATTACACGTTTGATCACCAGTATTTAGGACCTGAAGACACACATGTTTGTGGAAATAGAACCAGAAAGAATTCTCTGTTCCAACAAACAGCTAGGCGGGCTGTTCAGCAGGCAGTAGCTAATGCACCAAAAAATAATGGCTATGCCCGTGCTGAATTGGCAGTGCCTGGGGCAACGAACGAGACAGCTTATGTCCTAGTTGATTGCTGGAGAACACTGAGTGCTAACTCGTGCCGAGCTTGTTTGCAAAATGCATCTGCCTCAATGATGGGGTGCTTACCATGGTCAGAAGGACGAGCGTTGTACACTGGATGCTTCCTGAGGTACTCAGATGTTAATTTTCTTAATGCTATTGCTACCAGTGAAGACTCATCACCAAATG TGGTAGTGATTGTAATTGCTGTTGTTAGTGCTGTGGTCGTCTTCGTACTGGGAGCTATCATCGCCTTTTATATGTGGAAGAACAAACAaatagagaagaagagaaaag GTTCCAATGATGTGGAGAAGTTAGTGAAGACCCTTAACGACAGCAGCCTGAACTTCAAGTACTCAACTCTTGAGAAAGCCACTGCATCTTTTGATGAGGCGAACAAGCTCGGGCAAGGTGGATTTGGCACAGTTTATAAG GGAGTTCTACAAGACGGGAGAGAGATAGCCGTCAAAAGGCTGTTCTTCAACAACAAACACAGAGCTGCAGATTTTTACAACGAAGTCAATATTATTAGCAGTGTTGAGCACAAAAATCTAGTAAGGTTATTAGGATGCAGCTGTTCTGGACCTGAAAGCCTTCTTGTATATGAGTTCCTCCCGAACCAGAGTCTTGATCGTTTTATCTTTG ACTCTACCAAAGGCAAAACATTGAACTGGGAGAAAAGATTTGACATCATTATAGGGACTGCAGAAGGTTTGGTGTACCTCCACGAAAACAATAGAACGAGGATTATTCATAGAGATATAAAAGCCAGCAATATCCTGTTGGATTCGAGGCTCAGAGCGAAAATTGCTGATTTTGGGTTGGCCAGGTCTTTCCAAGAAGACAAGAGTCACATAAGCACTGCAATTGCTGGGACTTT AGGTTATATGGCACCAGAATACTTAGCTCACGGCCAATTAACTGAGAAGGCAGATGTTTACAGCTTTGGTGTTCTTCTATTGGAGATTGTTACCGGAAGGCAGAATAACAGAAGCAAAAACACAGAATACTGTGACAGTTTAATTTCCATT ACGTGGCAGCATTTTCAGCATGCAAGAGTAGAGGAACTGTTTGATCCAAATCTAATGGTGCACAACTATCACACAAGCAATGTAAAAAAGGAGGTTGTAAGAGTGGTACATGTAGGACTTTTGTGCACACAAGAGGTTGCGGGATTAAGACCGTCTATGTCTAAGGCATTGCAGATGCTagtgaagaaagaagaagagttaCCTGCACCAACTAATCCTCCGTTTGTAGATGAGAATAGTATGGAGCTTTTGGATACCCATGATCATTCAGCTTCAATTGCAAACATTTCTCACAGCTCATTCTACCCCAGATGA
- the LOC107020372 gene encoding endoglucanase 25-like, which translates to MYGRDPWGGALEINATDSATDDDRSRNLQDFDKAALSRNLDETQQSWLLGPTEQKKKKYVDLGCIIVSRKVFKWTLGCIIAAALIAGFVTLIVKTVPKHRHHNPPPDNYTLALRKAIMFFNAQRSGKLPKHNNVSWRGSSALQDGKSDGSTTFKNLVGGYYDAGDAIKFNFPQSFALTVLSWSVIEYPAKYEAAGELTHIKDVIKWGTDYLLKTFNSSADTIDRLVSQVGIGDTSGGPDPNDHYCWVRPEDIDYPRPVTECHSCSDLAAEMAAALASASIVFKDNKVYSQKLVHGARTLFKFAREQRGRYSSGNEASIFYNSTSYWDEFVWGASWLYYATGNTSYLQLATTPGIAKHAGAFWGGPDYGVFSWDNKLFGAQVLLSRLRLFLSPGYPYEEILSTFHNQTSIVMCSFLPFFTSFNRTKGGLIELNHGRPQPLQYVVNAAFLATLYSDYLAAADTPGWYCGPNFYSTDVLREFAQTQIDYILGKNPRKMSYVVGFGNHYPKRVHHRGASVPKNKVKYNCKGGWKWRDSSKPNPNILVGAMVAGPDKNDGFHDVRTNYNYTEPTLAGNAGLVAALVALSGDKSVGIDKNTIFSAVPPMFPTPPPPPAAWKP; encoded by the exons ATGTACGGGAGGGATCCATGGGGAGGTGCATTAGAAATTAATGCAACAGATTCAGCAACTGATGATGATCGGAGCAGGAACTTGCAGGATTTTGATAAAGCAGCTTTGTCACGAAATTTAGATGAAACGCAGCAAAGTTGGTTATTAGGTCCTACAgagcaaaagaagaagaaatatgtAGATCTGGGTTGTATTATTGTTAGTAGAAAAGTATTCAAATGGACTCTCGGTTGTATTATTGCAGCTGCACTTATTGCTGGATTTGTTACTCTTATTGTAAAAACTGTACCGAAGCACCGACACCATAATCCTCCACCAGATAACTACACTTTAGCTCTTCGTAAAGCTATCATGTTCTTCAATGCTCAGCGCT CTGGGAAACTTCCTAAGCATAATAATGTGTCATGGAGGGGGAGTTCAGCTCTACAGGATGGGAAATCCGATGGTTCCACTACCTTTAAGAATTTGGTTGGGGGTTATTATGATGCAGGAGATGCCATCAAGTTTAATTTCCCTCAATCTTTTGCTTTAACTGTCTTGAGTTGGAGTGTGATTGAGTATCCTGCAAAATATGAAGCTGCTGGAGAGCTCACTCATATCAAGGATGTTATCAAGTGGGGAACTGATTATCTCTTGAAAACATTCAATTCCTCAGCTGATACCATTGATCGACTCGTTTCACAA GTGGGGATAGGGGATACCTCAGGAGGACCGGATCCCAATGATCACTATTGTTGGGTGCGTCCAGAAGACATTGATTATCCACGGCCTGTAACTGAATGTCACAGTTGCTCGGATCTTGCTGCTGAGATGGCTGCTGCACTGGCTTCTGCTTCCATTGTATTTAAGGACAACAAGGTGTACTCACAAAAGCTTGTCCATGGTGCTAGAACTCTGTTCAAGTTTGCCAGGGAACAACGTGGTAGATACAGTAGCGGAAATGAAGCTTCAATTTTCTACAATTCGACTAGTTATTGGGATGAGTTTGTGTGGGGTGCATCCTGGCTATATTATGCTACAGGAAATACTTCATATCTTCAGCTTGCTACAACTCCTGGTATCGCCAAACACGCTGGTGCTTTCTGGGGAGGTCCTGATTATGGTGTGTTCAGCTGGGATAATAAGCTCTTTGGAGCACAA GTGCTTCTAAGCCGTTTGAGATTGTTTTTGAGCCCTGGATATCCTTATGAAGAAATTTTGAGTACGTTTCATAACCAGACAAGCATAGTCATGTGCTCATTCTTGCCATTCTTCACTTCATTTAATCGAACGAAAG GTGGGCTGATAGAATTAAACCATGGAAGGCCTCAGCCACTTCAGTATGTAGTCAATGCTGCCTTCCTGGCTACCTTGTATAGTGACTACCTTGCAGCAGCCGACACCCCTGGATGGTATTGTGGACCTAATTTCTACTCCACCGATGTCCTACGTGAATTTGCACAGACTCAG ATTGACTATATCCTTGGCAAGAACCCCAGGAAAATGAGTTATGTTGTTGGCTTTGGCAATCACTATCCAAAACGTGTCCACCATCGAGGTGCATCAGTTCCTAAAAACAAGGTCAAGTATAATTGTAAAGGAGGATGGAAATGGAGGGATTCATCTAAGCCTAATCCCAATATTCTTGTTGGTGCCATGGTTGCTGGACCAGACAAGAATGATGGTTTCCATGATGTTCGTACTAATTACAATTATACGGAGCCAACACTTGCCGGAAATGCTGGATTGGTTGCAGCCCTCGTAGCTCTATCTGGAGATAAAAGTGTTGGAATTGACAAGAACACGATATTCTCTGCAGTACCACCCATGTTCCCTACTCCACCACCTCCGCCAGCTGCTTGGAAACCATAA
- the LOC107018898 gene encoding cysteine-rich receptor-like protein kinase 2 isoform X2 gives MEKTVTLVAFRLCVFLSILLVPNVSEAEPRSQTVQIICSTQPEHNTTAFVPNFVATMETISDQMRTQGYGIALTGSGPDANYGIAQCYGDLSLLDCVLCYAEARTVLPQCFPFNGGRIYLDGCFMRAENYTFDHQYLGPEDTHVCGNRTRKNSLFQQTARRAVQQAVANAPKNNGYARAELAVPGATNETAYVLVDCWRTLSANSCRACLQNASASMMGCLPWSEGRALYTGCFLRYSDVNFLNAIATSEDSSPNVVVIVIAVVSAVVVFVLGAIIAFYMWKNKQIEKKRKGSNDVEKLVKTLNDSSLNFKYSTLEKATASFDEANKLGQGGFGTVYKGVLQDGREIAVKRLFFNNKHRAADFYNEVNIISSVEHKNLVRLLGCSCSGPESLLVYEFLPNQSLDRFIFDSTKGKTLNWEKRFDIIIGTAEGLVYLHENNRTRIIHRDIKASNILLDSRLRAKIADFGLARSFQEDKSHISTAIAGTLGYMAPEYLAHGQLTEKADVYSFGVLLLEIVTGRQNNRSKNTEYCDSLISIDRRGSIFSMQE, from the exons ATGGAGAAAACAGTGACATTAGTTGCATTTAGGCTATGTGTCTTTCTGTCGATTTTACTTGTACCAAATGTATCAGAGGCAGAACCAAGATCTCAGACGGTCCAGATCATATGTAGTACGCAACCAGAGCATAATACAACAGCTTTTGTCCCGAATTTTGTTGCCACAATGGAAACAATAAGTGATCAAATGAGAACTCAAGGCTATGGAATTGCACTCACCGGGAGTGGACCGGATGCTAACTATGGAATAGCACAATGTTATGGTGATCTTTCTTTACTTGACTGTGTCCTATGCTATGCTGAAGCTCGAACTGTCCTTCCTCAATGTTTTCCTTTCAATGGAGGTCGAATTTACCTAGATGGATGCTTTATGCGAGCTGAGAATTACACGTTTGATCACCAGTATTTAGGACCTGAAGACACACATGTTTGTGGAAATAGAACCAGAAAGAATTCTCTGTTCCAACAAACAGCTAGGCGGGCTGTTCAGCAGGCAGTAGCTAATGCACCAAAAAATAATGGCTATGCCCGTGCTGAATTGGCAGTGCCTGGGGCAACGAACGAGACAGCTTATGTCCTAGTTGATTGCTGGAGAACACTGAGTGCTAACTCGTGCCGAGCTTGTTTGCAAAATGCATCTGCCTCAATGATGGGGTGCTTACCATGGTCAGAAGGACGAGCGTTGTACACTGGATGCTTCCTGAGGTACTCAGATGTTAATTTTCTTAATGCTATTGCTACCAGTGAAGACTCATCACCAAATG TGGTAGTGATTGTAATTGCTGTTGTTAGTGCTGTGGTCGTCTTCGTACTGGGAGCTATCATCGCCTTTTATATGTGGAAGAACAAACAaatagagaagaagagaaaag GTTCCAATGATGTGGAGAAGTTAGTGAAGACCCTTAACGACAGCAGCCTGAACTTCAAGTACTCAACTCTTGAGAAAGCCACTGCATCTTTTGATGAGGCGAACAAGCTCGGGCAAGGTGGATTTGGCACAGTTTATAAG GGAGTTCTACAAGACGGGAGAGAGATAGCCGTCAAAAGGCTGTTCTTCAACAACAAACACAGAGCTGCAGATTTTTACAACGAAGTCAATATTATTAGCAGTGTTGAGCACAAAAATCTAGTAAGGTTATTAGGATGCAGCTGTTCTGGACCTGAAAGCCTTCTTGTATATGAGTTCCTCCCGAACCAGAGTCTTGATCGTTTTATCTTTG ACTCTACCAAAGGCAAAACATTGAACTGGGAGAAAAGATTTGACATCATTATAGGGACTGCAGAAGGTTTGGTGTACCTCCACGAAAACAATAGAACGAGGATTATTCATAGAGATATAAAAGCCAGCAATATCCTGTTGGATTCGAGGCTCAGAGCGAAAATTGCTGATTTTGGGTTGGCCAGGTCTTTCCAAGAAGACAAGAGTCACATAAGCACTGCAATTGCTGGGACTTT AGGTTATATGGCACCAGAATACTTAGCTCACGGCCAATTAACTGAGAAGGCAGATGTTTACAGCTTTGGTGTTCTTCTATTGGAGATTGTTACCGGAAGGCAGAATAACAGAAGCAAAAACACAGAATACTGTGACAGTTTAATTTCCATT GACAGACGTGGCAGCATTTTCAGCATGCAAGAGTAG